The Mycolicibacterium boenickei genome has a segment encoding these proteins:
- the rplD gene encoding 50S ribosomal protein L4 has protein sequence MTLKIDVKTPAGKKDGSIELPAALFDVEPNIALMHQVVNAQLAAKRQGTHSTKTRGEVSGGGKKPYRQKGTGRARQGSTRAPQFTGGGIVHGPQPRDYSQRTPKKMIAAALRGALSDRARNERIHAITELIEGQTPSTKSAKAFLGSLTENKKVLVVIGRTDEVGAKSVRNLPGVHVISPDQLNTYDVLNADDVVFSVEALNAYISANTKEEVSA, from the coding sequence ATGACTTTGAAGATTGACGTTAAGACGCCGGCAGGCAAGAAGGACGGCTCCATCGAGCTGCCCGCCGCGCTGTTCGACGTCGAGCCCAACATCGCTCTGATGCACCAGGTCGTCAACGCTCAGTTGGCCGCCAAGCGCCAGGGCACCCACTCGACGAAGACCCGCGGTGAGGTCTCCGGTGGCGGCAAGAAGCCGTACCGGCAGAAGGGCACCGGCCGGGCACGTCAGGGTTCGACCCGCGCACCGCAGTTCACCGGTGGTGGCATCGTCCACGGCCCGCAGCCGCGCGACTACAGCCAGCGGACCCCGAAGAAGATGATCGCCGCCGCCCTGCGCGGTGCGCTCTCTGACCGGGCCCGCAACGAGCGGATCCACGCGATCACCGAGCTGATCGAGGGTCAGACCCCGTCGACCAAGAGCGCCAAGGCGTTCCTGGGCAGCCTGACCGAGAACAAGAAGGTTCTCGTCGTCATCGGCCGCACCGACGAGGTCGGCGCCAAGAGCGTCCGCAACCTGCCTGGTGTGCACGTGATCTCGCCGGATCAGCTGAACACCTACGACGTGCTCAACGCTGATGACGTGGTGTTCTCGGTCGAGGCCCTGAACGCCTACATCTCGGCGAATACCAAAGAGGAGGTGTCGGCCTGA
- the rpsS gene encoding 30S ribosomal protein S19 — protein sequence MPRSLKKGPFVDDHLLKKVDVQNEKNTKQVIKTWSRRSTILPDFIGHTFAVHDGRKHVPVFVTEAMVGHKLGEFAPTRTFKGHIKDDRKSKRR from the coding sequence ATGCCTCGTAGTCTCAAAAAGGGTCCGTTCGTCGACGACCATCTGCTCAAGAAGGTCGACGTTCAGAACGAGAAGAACACCAAGCAGGTCATCAAGACCTGGTCGCGTCGGTCGACCATCCTCCCCGACTTCATCGGGCACACCTTTGCGGTGCATGACGGCCGCAAGCATGTCCCGGTGTTCGTCACCGAGGCGATGGTCGGGCACAAGCTCGGCGAATTCGCCCCGACGCGCACCTTCAAGGGTCACATCAAGGACGACCGGAAGAGCAAGCGGCGATGA
- the rplC gene encoding 50S ribosomal protein L3 — protein MARKGILGTKLGMTQVFDENNKVVPVTVVKAGPNVVTLIRTPERDGYSAVQLAYGEISPRKVNKPVTGQYAAAGVNPRRHLAELRVDEAAAAEYEVGQELTAEIFADGAYVDVTGTSKGKGFAGTMKRHGFAGQGAAHGAQAVHRRPGSIGGCATPGRVFKGTRMSGRMGHDRVTTQNLKVHKVDAENGVLLIKGAIPGRNGGLVVVRSAIKRGEK, from the coding sequence ATGGCTAGAAAAGGCATTTTGGGCACCAAGCTGGGCATGACGCAGGTGTTCGATGAGAACAACAAAGTCGTCCCGGTGACGGTCGTCAAGGCCGGCCCCAACGTGGTGACCCTTATCCGTACCCCCGAGCGCGACGGCTACAGCGCCGTGCAGCTCGCCTATGGCGAGATCAGCCCGCGCAAGGTCAACAAGCCCGTCACCGGTCAGTACGCCGCCGCGGGTGTCAACCCGCGCCGCCACCTGGCCGAGCTGCGGGTCGACGAGGCTGCTGCCGCCGAGTACGAGGTGGGCCAGGAGCTGACCGCCGAGATCTTCGCCGACGGTGCTTACGTCGACGTGACCGGCACCAGCAAGGGCAAGGGCTTCGCCGGCACCATGAAGCGTCACGGCTTCGCCGGCCAGGGCGCTGCCCACGGTGCCCAGGCGGTGCACCGTCGTCCCGGCTCCATCGGTGGCTGCGCCACCCCGGGCCGCGTGTTCAAGGGCACCCGGATGTCGGGCCGCATGGGCCACGACCGGGTGACCACGCAGAACCTCAAGGTTCACAAGGTCGATGCCGAGAACGGCGTGCTGTTGATCAAGGGCGCCATCCCCGGACGCAACGGTGGTCTGGTGGTTGTCCGCAGCGCAATCAAGCGAGGCGAGAAGTAA
- the rpsC gene encoding 30S ribosomal protein S3, with protein MGQKINPHGFRLGITTEWKSRWYADKQYSDYVKEDVAIRRLLATGLERAGIADVEIERTRDRVRVDIHTARPGIVIGRRGTEADRIRADLEKLTGKQVQLNILEVKNPESQAQLVAQGVAEQLSNRVAFRRAMRKAIQSAMRQPNVKGIRVQCSGRLGGAEMSRSEFYREGRVPLHTLRADIDYGLYEAKTTFGRIGVKVWIYKGDIVGGKRELTAAAPASDRPRRERPSGTRPRRSGASGTTATSTEAGRAATGDDAPAATEAAAASAPAAESTEN; from the coding sequence GTGGGCCAGAAGATCAATCCCCACGGTTTCCGCCTCGGTATCACCACCGAGTGGAAGTCCCGCTGGTACGCCGACAAGCAGTACTCGGACTACGTGAAGGAAGACGTCGCCATCCGGCGTCTGCTGGCCACTGGTCTGGAGCGCGCCGGTATCGCCGACGTGGAGATCGAGCGCACCCGTGACCGGGTTCGCGTTGACATCCACACCGCGCGTCCCGGCATCGTCATCGGCCGCCGCGGCACCGAGGCCGACCGCATCCGCGCCGACCTGGAGAAGCTGACCGGCAAGCAGGTTCAGCTCAACATCCTCGAGGTGAAGAACCCTGAGTCGCAGGCTCAGCTCGTCGCCCAGGGTGTTGCCGAGCAGCTGAGCAACCGCGTGGCGTTCCGTCGCGCGATGCGCAAGGCGATCCAGTCGGCCATGCGTCAGCCCAACGTCAAGGGCATCCGGGTGCAGTGCTCGGGCCGCCTCGGCGGTGCTGAGATGAGCCGCTCGGAGTTCTACCGCGAGGGTCGGGTTCCGCTGCACACGCTGCGCGCGGACATCGACTACGGCCTCTACGAGGCCAAGACCACCTTCGGCCGGATCGGCGTGAAGGTGTGGATTTACAAGGGCGACATCGTCGGTGGCAAGCGTGAGCTCACCGCCGCCGCGCCGGCCAGTGACCGGCCGCGTCGTGAGCGTCCGTCGGGCACCCGGCCGCGTCGTAGCGGTGCCTCGGGCACCACGGCGACGAGCACCGAGGCCGGCCGCGCCGCGACCGGTGACGATGCACCGGCCGCAACCGAGGCCGCGGCTGCTTCGGCGCCCGCAGCTGAGAGCACGGAGAACTAA
- a CDS encoding fasciclin domain-containing protein: MLILQYKMAAVAAMSATALFALPACSTDTAQSAPATPEMTMAPAAPIAADPASDLVGPGCASYAEKVPSGPGSVMGMAQDPVTVAASHNPLLTTLTAAVSGRLNPNVNLVDTLNGGEFTVFAPTDDAFAKIDPATIEVLKSDSAMLTKILTYHVVPGQASPAKVIGNRPTVQGASVRVTGSGDALKVDDASVVCGGVHTANATVYLIDTVLMPPADQ; encoded by the coding sequence ATGTTGATCCTTCAATACAAGATGGCCGCGGTGGCGGCGATGTCTGCGACAGCACTGTTCGCGCTGCCCGCCTGTTCGACTGACACCGCACAATCCGCACCGGCAACGCCGGAGATGACCATGGCACCCGCGGCACCGATAGCCGCAGACCCGGCGTCAGACCTGGTCGGCCCGGGCTGTGCGTCGTACGCGGAAAAGGTTCCGTCCGGTCCGGGGTCGGTCATGGGGATGGCCCAGGATCCGGTCACCGTCGCCGCGTCGCACAACCCGCTGCTGACGACGCTCACCGCGGCAGTCTCCGGAAGGCTGAATCCGAACGTGAACCTGGTCGACACCCTCAACGGAGGTGAGTTCACCGTATTCGCGCCTACCGACGACGCTTTCGCCAAGATCGACCCGGCCACCATCGAGGTGCTGAAGTCGGACTCCGCGATGCTGACCAAGATCCTGACCTATCACGTCGTGCCCGGGCAGGCCAGCCCGGCCAAGGTGATCGGCAACCGGCCGACCGTGCAGGGTGCATCCGTGCGGGTGACCGGCTCGGGTGACGCGCTGAAAGTCGATGACGCATCGGTGGTCTGCGGCGGGGTCCACACTGCCAACGCGACGGTCTATCTCATCGACACGGTGCTCATGCCGCCCGCCGATCAATGA
- the rpsQ gene encoding 30S ribosomal protein S17 yields MAETKGPKHTPRTEETRGRRKTAIGYVVSDKMQKTIVVELEDRKSHPLYGKIIRTTKKVKAHDENGDAGIGDRVSLMETRPLSASKRWRLVEVLEKAK; encoded by the coding sequence ATGGCGGAGACTAAGGGCCCCAAGCACACTCCGCGCACCGAAGAGACCCGTGGCCGTCGCAAGACCGCCATCGGCTACGTGGTGAGCGACAAGATGCAGAAGACCATCGTGGTCGAGCTGGAAGATCGTAAGAGCCACCCGCTCTACGGCAAGATCATCCGGACCACCAAGAAGGTCAAGGCGCACGACGAGAACGGTGACGCCGGCATCGGCGACCGCGTCTCGCTGATGGAGACCCGGCCGCTGTCGGCCTCCAAGCGGTGGCGCCTGGTCGAGGTGTTGGAGAAGGCGAAGTAG
- the rpmC gene encoding 50S ribosomal protein L29, producing the protein MAVGTTPGELRELSDTELKDKLRESKEELFNLRFQMATGQLANNRRLRTVRQEIARVYTVLRERELGLASGPGGEES; encoded by the coding sequence ATGGCAGTGGGAACTACGCCTGGTGAACTGCGCGAACTGTCCGACACCGAGTTGAAGGACAAGCTGCGCGAGTCGAAGGAAGAGCTGTTCAACCTGCGCTTCCAGATGGCAACCGGTCAGCTGGCCAACAACCGTCGGCTGCGCACTGTGCGCCAGGAGATCGCACGGGTCTACACCGTGCTGCGTGAACGTGAGTTGGGTCTGGCTTCCGGGCCCGGAGGTGAGGAAAGCTAA
- a CDS encoding cytochrome c biogenesis protein DipZ, which translates to MYTLVLIGFLGGLITGISPCILPVLPVIFFSGAQSARVTEAHGTTIVSAKPTLSETLRPYRVIAGLVLSFSVVTLAGSALLQLLHLPQDALRWAGLLALTLIGLGLIFPRLEQLLEKPFSRIPQKQFGSGSSGFGLGLALGVLYVPCAGPVLAAIVVAGATGSIGANTVVLTLSFAIGAALPLFAFALAGRRVVERVNAFRRQQRKIRLIGGIVMLVFAVALAADVPAKLQRAIPDYTSGLQDRVATAGEVRDRLGPTAGEELSKCPEGAEELQNCGPAPEITGIASWLNTPDGAPVDLKSLRGKVVLIDFWAYSCINCQRAIPHVVDWYDRYQDSGLTVIGVHTPEYAFERVPGNVAKGAADLGITYPVALDNSYSTWTNYENRYWPAEYLIDANGVVRHVKFGEGGYDTTERLIRELLMEAKGSALPAPVNSADSTPTSVLTPETYLGVGKEINYAGGGTYDEGDATFDYPKNLPGDSFALRGPWHLDYQGATAQGDGSAIKLNYQARQVYLVVGGTGTVTVLRGGETTTVAVSGPPTLRQIVSDRDAHRGEIEVRLSQGLQAFSFTYG; encoded by the coding sequence ATGTACACATTGGTGCTCATCGGATTCCTCGGCGGTCTCATCACCGGCATCTCGCCGTGCATCCTGCCGGTGCTGCCGGTCATCTTCTTCTCGGGAGCGCAGAGTGCGCGCGTCACCGAGGCGCACGGCACGACGATCGTTTCCGCGAAGCCCACACTGTCCGAGACACTGCGCCCGTATCGCGTGATCGCCGGGCTGGTGCTGAGTTTCAGCGTGGTGACGTTGGCCGGCTCGGCGCTGCTGCAGCTGTTGCACCTGCCTCAGGACGCGCTTCGTTGGGCGGGCCTGCTGGCGCTGACACTGATCGGGTTGGGCCTGATCTTCCCGCGCCTCGAGCAGCTTCTGGAGAAACCGTTCAGCAGGATTCCGCAGAAGCAGTTCGGTTCTGGAAGTAGTGGTTTCGGCCTCGGCTTGGCGCTCGGTGTGCTCTATGTGCCATGCGCCGGTCCGGTTCTCGCGGCAATCGTCGTCGCCGGAGCGACCGGTTCGATCGGAGCCAACACAGTCGTGCTGACCCTGTCGTTCGCGATCGGCGCCGCGCTTCCTCTGTTTGCCTTCGCGCTGGCTGGGCGGCGGGTTGTCGAGCGCGTCAACGCATTCCGCCGTCAGCAGCGCAAGATCCGGCTGATCGGGGGCATCGTCATGCTGGTGTTCGCGGTGGCGTTGGCTGCCGACGTCCCGGCGAAGCTGCAGCGAGCGATTCCGGATTACACCAGCGGGTTGCAGGACCGGGTCGCCACGGCCGGCGAGGTTCGGGACCGGCTGGGTCCGACCGCCGGCGAGGAGTTGTCGAAATGCCCAGAAGGTGCGGAGGAACTCCAGAACTGCGGTCCCGCACCGGAAATCACCGGCATTGCCAGCTGGCTCAACACGCCTGACGGAGCCCCGGTCGACCTCAAGTCGCTGCGCGGCAAAGTGGTACTCATCGACTTCTGGGCGTACTCGTGCATCAACTGCCAACGGGCGATTCCCCACGTCGTCGACTGGTACGACAGATACCAGGACTCCGGTCTGACCGTGATCGGTGTGCACACCCCGGAGTACGCATTCGAGCGGGTTCCCGGCAACGTGGCGAAAGGTGCGGCCGACCTGGGCATCACGTATCCGGTCGCCCTGGACAACTCGTACTCCACGTGGACGAATTACGAGAACCGCTATTGGCCGGCCGAGTACCTGATCGATGCGAATGGTGTTGTGCGGCATGTGAAGTTCGGTGAAGGCGGCTACGACACGACGGAACGGTTGATCCGCGAGCTGCTGATGGAAGCGAAGGGCAGCGCATTGCCGGCCCCGGTGAACTCAGCCGATTCCACGCCGACGTCGGTGCTGACGCCCGAGACCTATCTCGGGGTGGGCAAGGAGATCAACTATGCGGGCGGTGGCACGTACGACGAGGGCGACGCGACGTTCGATTATCCGAAGAACCTGCCTGGCGACTCGTTCGCGCTGCGCGGGCCGTGGCACCTGGACTACCAGGGCGCCACCGCGCAGGGCGACGGTTCGGCGATCAAGCTCAACTACCAGGCCAGGCAGGTTTACCTCGTCGTGGGAGGGACCGGCACAGTGACGGTGCTGCGCGGCGGTGAGACGACAACCGTGGCGGTGAGCGGGCCGCCCACCCTGCGTCAGATCGTCAGTGATCGCGACGCGCACCGTGGTGAGATCGAGGTCCGGTTGAGCCAAGGGCTGCAGGCTTTCTCGTTCACTTATGGGTGA
- the rplB gene encoding 50S ribosomal protein L2: MGIRKYKPTTPGRRGASVSDFAEITRSTPEKSLIRPLHGKGGRNAHGRITTRHKGGGHKRAYRVIDFRRHDKDGVNAKVAHIEYDPNRTANIALLHFLDGEKRYIIAPQGLKQGDVIEQGPNADIKPGNNLPLRNIPAGTVIHAVELRPGGGAKLARSAGVSIQLLGKEGTYASLRMPSGEIRRVDVRCRATVGEVGNAEQANINWGKAGRMRWKGKRPTVRGVVMNPVDHPHGGGEGKTSGGRHPVSPWGKPEGRTRKPNKPSDKLIVRRRRTGKKR, from the coding sequence ATGGGAATTCGCAAGTACAAGCCGACGACCCCCGGTCGTCGCGGTGCCAGCGTCTCCGATTTCGCCGAGATCACTCGTTCGACTCCGGAGAAATCGCTGATTCGCCCGCTGCACGGCAAGGGTGGACGTAACGCGCACGGCCGCATCACCACCCGGCACAAGGGTGGCGGCCACAAGCGTGCCTACCGCGTCATCGACTTCCGTCGCCATGACAAGGACGGCGTCAACGCCAAGGTCGCGCACATCGAGTACGACCCCAACCGCACCGCGAACATCGCGCTGCTTCACTTCCTGGACGGCGAGAAGCGCTACATCATCGCGCCCCAGGGCCTGAAGCAGGGTGACGTGATCGAGCAGGGTCCGAACGCCGACATCAAGCCCGGCAACAACCTGCCGCTGCGCAACATCCCCGCCGGCACCGTGATCCACGCTGTGGAGCTGCGGCCCGGTGGCGGTGCCAAGCTGGCCCGCTCGGCCGGCGTGAGCATCCAGCTGCTGGGTAAGGAAGGCACCTACGCCTCGCTGCGTATGCCGTCGGGTGAGATCCGTCGCGTCGACGTGCGCTGCCGCGCCACCGTCGGCGAGGTGGGCAACGCCGAGCAGGCGAACATCAACTGGGGCAAGGCCGGCCGTATGCGGTGGAAGGGCAAGCGCCCCACCGTCCGTGGTGTCGTGATGAACCCGGTTGACCACCCGCACGGTGGTGGTGAAGGCAAGACCTCCGGTGGCCGTCACCCGGTCAGCCCGTGGGGCAAGCCCGAGGGCCGCACCCGCAAGCCCAACAAGCCGAGCGACAAGCTCATCGTCCGTCGCCGGCGCACCGGCAAGAAGCGCTAG
- a CDS encoding anti-sigma factor has product MTSDSELPDLATAYALDAVSDAERADIERRLADAPAEIAEAFRAEVRAVREAMAKASSTYATAPPASLRQQALAVSGAPRRDRSRWRTGLVAAAAAVVVAAGGFGAGLALRPASAPTTAEQVLSAGDVRTATAQLGAGGTATFMYSRDERSGVLVVNNAAPPPPGMAYQMWLMTDAGPASAGMLEAVAPSTTAMVRDLGDSTALAFTMEPDGGSPRPTGEMVARLSLT; this is encoded by the coding sequence ATGACCAGCGATTCCGAGCTGCCCGATCTGGCGACCGCATACGCGTTGGATGCGGTGTCCGACGCCGAGCGCGCCGACATCGAACGTCGGCTGGCCGATGCGCCCGCCGAGATCGCCGAGGCGTTCCGCGCCGAGGTACGAGCGGTGCGCGAGGCGATGGCGAAGGCCTCGTCGACGTACGCGACGGCGCCACCGGCGTCGCTGCGGCAACAGGCGCTTGCGGTTTCGGGGGCTCCGCGCCGTGACCGCTCCCGTTGGCGCACAGGGTTGGTGGCGGCCGCCGCGGCCGTGGTGGTCGCTGCGGGGGGCTTCGGTGCGGGCCTGGCCCTCCGTCCGGCGAGCGCCCCGACGACGGCGGAACAGGTGCTCTCGGCGGGCGATGTCCGCACGGCGACAGCGCAACTCGGCGCCGGTGGCACCGCGACGTTCATGTACTCCCGCGACGAACGGAGCGGGGTCCTGGTGGTGAACAACGCGGCACCGCCCCCGCCGGGCATGGCCTATCAGATGTGGCTGATGACCGATGCGGGGCCGGCGTCCGCGGGAATGCTGGAGGCGGTCGCACCGTCGACCACTGCCATGGTGCGGGATCTGGGGGATTCGACGGCGTTGGCGTTCACCATGGAGCCCGACGGCGGGTCGCCGCGGCCGACGGGGGAGATGGTGGCGCGGCTTTCGTTGACGTGA
- the rplV gene encoding 50S ribosomal protein L22: MSTTVTEYPSAQAKARFVRVSASKARRVIDLVRGKSVEEALDILRWAPQGASEPVAKVIASAAANAQNNEGLDPTTLVVATITADEGPTAKRIRPRAQGRAFRIRKRTSHITVIVESRPPKQKGAAAASARSRRAQGSKAAATKGTAETKGGSE, from the coding sequence ATGAGTACCACAGTCACTGAATACCCGTCCGCACAGGCGAAGGCGCGCTTCGTGCGCGTCTCGGCGAGCAAGGCCCGCCGTGTCATCGATCTGGTCCGCGGCAAGAGCGTCGAGGAAGCCCTCGACATCTTGCGGTGGGCGCCGCAGGGTGCCAGCGAGCCGGTCGCCAAGGTGATCGCCAGCGCTGCCGCCAACGCGCAGAACAACGAGGGCCTGGACCCGACGACGCTGGTGGTTGCGACCATCACCGCCGACGAGGGTCCGACGGCCAAGCGCATCCGTCCGCGTGCCCAGGGGCGTGCGTTCCGGATCCGCAAGCGCACCAGCCACATCACCGTCATCGTGGAGAGCCGTCCGCCCAAGCAGAAGGGCGCGGCCGCAGCCTCGGCGCGTAGCCGTCGTGCGCAGGGCAGCAAGGCTGCTGCCACGAAGGGCACGGCCGAGACGAAGGGAGGCTCGGAGTAG
- the rplP gene encoding 50S ribosomal protein L16, with translation MLIPRKVKHRKQHHPRQRGIASGGTSVSFGDYGIQALGHAYITNRQIESARIAINRHIKRGGKVWINIFPDRPLTKKPAETRMGSGKGSPEWWVANVKPGRILFEISYPDEKIAKEALTRAIHKLPIKARIVSREEQF, from the coding sequence ATGCTGATTCCCCGCAAGGTCAAGCACCGTAAGCAGCACCACCCACGGCAGCGTGGCATCGCCAGCGGTGGCACGTCCGTGAGCTTCGGTGACTACGGCATCCAGGCCCTGGGCCACGCCTACATCACCAACCGGCAGATCGAGTCCGCTCGTATCGCCATCAACCGGCACATCAAGCGTGGCGGCAAGGTCTGGATCAACATCTTCCCGGACCGCCCGCTGACCAAGAAGCCCGCCGAGACCCGCATGGGTTCCGGTAAGGGTTCGCCGGAGTGGTGGGTCGCCAACGTCAAGCCGGGCCGCATTTTGTTCGAGATCAGCTACCCCGACGAGAAGATCGCCAAGGAAGCACTGACTCGCGCAATCCACAAGCTGCCGATCAAGGCACGCATCGTGAGTCGAGAGGAGCAGTTCTGA
- a CDS encoding sigma-70 family RNA polymerase sigma factor, with protein sequence MARMPDVSTVLDAQLRRVARGDAEAFAGLYDATSARVYGLVIRILRDPGYSEETTQDVYAQVWRNASDYDPQQGSALAWLMTLAHRRAVDRVRSEVASSRREARYTAVSTEPDTDVVVDSAIRSDERRQVADCLGSLTDLQRQAIELAYYDGLTYPEVSERLSTSLGTVKTRMRDGLRRLRDCLGVT encoded by the coding sequence ATGGCACGCATGCCGGACGTGAGCACCGTCCTCGACGCTCAGTTGCGCCGGGTGGCCCGCGGCGACGCCGAGGCGTTCGCCGGGCTGTATGACGCCACCAGCGCCCGGGTATACGGACTGGTCATCCGCATCCTGCGCGATCCCGGATACAGCGAAGAGACCACGCAGGACGTCTACGCGCAGGTCTGGCGCAATGCGTCGGACTACGACCCGCAGCAGGGGTCGGCGCTGGCGTGGTTGATGACCCTGGCGCATCGCCGCGCGGTGGATCGGGTGCGGTCCGAAGTGGCCTCAAGCCGGCGCGAGGCGCGTTACACCGCGGTGAGCACCGAACCCGACACCGATGTGGTCGTAGATTCGGCGATCCGGTCCGACGAACGACGGCAGGTGGCCGACTGCCTGGGTTCGCTGACCGACCTGCAACGACAGGCCATCGAGCTGGCGTACTACGACGGGCTGACGTACCCGGAGGTGTCGGAGCGGCTGTCGACCAGTCTGGGCACGGTCAAGACCCGAATGCGCGATGGGCTGCGCCGGCTCCGTGATTGTCTGGGGGTGACATGA
- a CDS encoding glycosyltransferase: MTFNGTFDADSVTEEQRAYALDRAINGLRDDEPMHSASKPLMGWQRPVIVAVLIIVVALGIWKPLETVVVLIGLCTLAYLLTLADRVLIFKRGLASRPIVIPDDVARAIPDEELPPYTILVPAYNEPEVVADLIAAMDALEYPRDRLQVLLLLEADDHVTIEAAKACGESEVITILLVPPADPRTKPKACNYGLHFATGEIVTIFDAEDLPEPLQLRRVVAAFRDLPDEVACVQAKLVYHNGHQNLLTAWFTAEYALWFGYLLPGMMVSSSPIPLGGTSNHLRRDILREIGAWDPFNVTEDADLGLRIASYGYRTAVIDSYTLEEANSDAINWVRQRSRWYKGYLQTWLVHIREPLKLYRTLGLRSFVRFNLVLAGTPIIAVLNLLFWFITVLWFLGQPGVVAQVFPPLIYFPALIAMIIGNVTVMYMNMIALREDDRSDLLLAALSVPLFWLMMSIAAAKGLYQLIRQPSYWEKTFHGLSGRPGEAAAEAKAVA; encoded by the coding sequence ATGACATTCAACGGGACGTTCGATGCGGACAGCGTCACCGAGGAACAGCGGGCGTACGCGCTCGACCGGGCGATCAACGGCCTGCGTGACGACGAGCCGATGCATTCGGCGTCGAAGCCCTTGATGGGTTGGCAGCGGCCGGTGATCGTGGCCGTTCTGATCATCGTGGTCGCCCTCGGTATCTGGAAGCCGCTGGAGACCGTCGTCGTGCTGATCGGGTTGTGCACGCTCGCTTATCTTTTGACACTCGCCGACCGGGTGTTGATCTTCAAGCGCGGCCTCGCGTCACGGCCCATCGTCATTCCCGATGACGTGGCGCGAGCCATTCCGGACGAGGAGTTGCCGCCGTACACCATCCTGGTGCCTGCCTACAACGAGCCGGAAGTGGTGGCCGACCTCATCGCGGCGATGGATGCGCTGGAGTATCCGCGGGACCGCTTGCAGGTGCTCCTGCTGTTGGAGGCCGACGATCACGTGACCATCGAAGCAGCGAAAGCATGCGGAGAGTCAGAGGTCATCACCATCCTGCTGGTGCCGCCGGCGGATCCGCGGACCAAGCCCAAGGCGTGCAACTACGGTCTGCATTTCGCCACGGGGGAGATCGTCACGATCTTCGACGCCGAGGACCTGCCCGAGCCGTTGCAGTTACGCCGGGTGGTCGCGGCGTTCCGCGATCTTCCCGACGAGGTGGCCTGTGTGCAGGCCAAACTGGTGTATCACAACGGGCACCAGAACCTGCTGACCGCCTGGTTCACCGCCGAGTATGCATTGTGGTTCGGCTACCTGCTGCCCGGCATGATGGTGAGCTCGTCGCCGATTCCGTTGGGCGGCACGTCCAATCACCTGCGCCGCGACATCCTGCGGGAGATCGGCGCCTGGGATCCGTTCAACGTCACCGAGGACGCCGACCTCGGCCTGCGCATCGCGTCATACGGATATCGCACCGCTGTGATCGACTCGTACACGCTGGAGGAGGCCAACAGTGACGCGATCAACTGGGTCCGGCAGCGGTCCCGGTGGTACAAGGGTTATCTGCAGACCTGGCTGGTCCATATCCGTGAGCCGCTGAAGCTGTACCGCACCTTGGGGTTACGCAGTTTCGTCCGGTTCAACCTGGTGCTCGCCGGCACGCCGATCATCGCGGTACTCAACCTGTTGTTCTGGTTCATCACCGTGCTGTGGTTCCTGGGCCAGCCCGGGGTGGTCGCGCAGGTGTTTCCGCCGCTCATCTACTTCCCGGCGCTGATCGCGATGATCATCGGCAATGTGACCGTGATGTACATGAACATGATCGCGCTGCGTGAGGACGACCGGTCCGATCTGCTCCTGGCTGCGCTGAGCGTGCCGCTGTTCTGGCTGATGATGAGCATCGCCGCGGCCAAGGGCCTGTACCAGTTGATCCGCCAGCCGTCCTACTGGGAGAAGACGTTTCACGGTCTGTCCGGGCGCCCCGGGGAGGCGGCCGCCGAAGCGAAGGCCGTGGCGTGA
- the rplW gene encoding 50S ribosomal protein L23, whose product MATVTDPRDIILAPVISEKSYGLIEDNVYTFIVHPDSNKTQIKIAIEKIFDVKVSSVNTANRQGKRKRTRSGFGKRKDTKRAIVTLAAGSKPIELFGAPA is encoded by the coding sequence ATGGCTACCGTGACCGACCCCCGCGACATCATCCTGGCCCCGGTCATCTCGGAGAAGTCGTACGGGCTGATCGAGGACAACGTGTACACGTTCATCGTGCACCCGGACTCGAACAAGACGCAGATCAAGATCGCGATCGAGAAGATCTTCGACGTCAAGGTGAGCTCGGTGAACACCGCCAACCGGCAGGGCAAGCGCAAGCGCACCCGCTCGGGCTTCGGCAAGCGCAAGGACACCAAGCGCGCCATCGTGACCCTGGCCGCCGGCAGCAAGCCGATCGAACTGTTCGGAGCCCCGGCGTAA